A genomic window from Halogeometricum borinquense DSM 11551 includes:
- a CDS encoding outer membrane protein assembly factor BamB family protein produces MVGGDSVFYTTGTQVVADGKHSWQIDKSGDGLSPTLHGGTLYTQIVEGLLALAPRDGTERWRLDSVESPGPQAPGPTVVDETLVAATRTDIVGIDLTTRETWRTSHNAMRITGLAAGERGIVSAGIADDGAVVSGYALDGTKRWEKQIPPSDIGSDLFVCLSGHDICVLTDKGRLDALDAEDGTRQWQANLSSGIVGRPALADGLFLVPASENRTAVHAYDVQQGDAAWTQSVPHRSFSLTVVGDVVVVPLDGLENRTMVLSLADGTVEAEYQYEHELFANYAVTSEANITHLE; encoded by the coding sequence ATCGTCGGAGGTGACTCCGTGTTCTATACAACCGGGACCCAGGTTGTCGCCGACGGGAAACACAGTTGGCAGATCGACAAGTCCGGTGACGGACTCTCACCAACCCTCCACGGCGGCACTCTCTACACTCAGATCGTCGAAGGACTGCTCGCGCTCGCACCGCGCGATGGAACCGAGCGATGGCGACTCGACTCGGTGGAAAGTCCCGGTCCGCAGGCTCCGGGACCGACAGTCGTGGACGAAACACTGGTTGCGGCGACCCGAACGGACATCGTTGGAATTGACCTGACCACGAGAGAGACGTGGCGGACCTCACACAACGCGATGCGAATCACCGGTCTTGCTGCGGGCGAACGCGGGATCGTCTCAGCTGGGATTGCCGACGACGGCGCGGTCGTTTCGGGATACGCACTCGACGGAACGAAACGGTGGGAGAAGCAAATACCACCGTCAGACATCGGTTCAGATCTATTTGTCTGCCTCTCAGGGCACGACATCTGTGTTCTCACCGATAAAGGGAGGCTCGATGCGCTGGACGCCGAGGACGGAACGCGTCAGTGGCAGGCCAATCTCTCTAGCGGAATTGTCGGCCGGCCAGCTCTTGCTGACGGACTCTTCCTCGTCCCCGCATCCGAGAACCGAACCGCAGTGCATGCTTATGACGTGCAGCAGGGTGATGCGGCGTGGACGCAGTCAGTCCCGCACCGGTCCTTCTCGCTGACTGTCGTCGGCGATGTCGTGGTGGTTCCACTGGACGGCCTCGAAAACAGAACTATGGTCCTATCGCTCGCCGATGGCACCGTCGAGGCGGAGTACCAGTATGAGCATGAGCTATTCGCCAACTACGCAGTCACGAGTGAGGCAAACATCACCCACCTCGAATAG
- the dph5 gene encoding diphthine synthase, whose protein sequence is MLTFIGLGLYDERSITVEGREALADADRAFAEFYTSHLVGATVEDLESYHDIDVAVRDRAGVEQHPEDILDAAEDEHVVFLTAGDTMISTTHVDLRLRAVERGIDTRVIHGVTAQSAASGLTGLQNYRFGKAVTLPFPYAHGADGVPKSVIDSIEANRERGLHTLVYLDIKADRDEYMSGDYAAEMLADGWEDVLGIVVARAGSEDPLVAADRLSELAERDFGDPLHMLVIPGDVHHVEADALRTLGGAPDEVLSENEV, encoded by the coding sequence ATGCTCACTTTCATCGGACTCGGGCTGTACGACGAGCGTTCAATCACCGTTGAGGGACGCGAGGCACTTGCCGACGCAGACCGGGCGTTCGCGGAGTTCTACACGAGCCACCTCGTCGGCGCGACGGTCGAAGACCTCGAATCATACCACGATATCGACGTTGCGGTCCGCGACCGTGCCGGAGTCGAGCAACACCCCGAAGACATCCTCGACGCCGCCGAAGACGAGCACGTCGTCTTTCTCACTGCAGGCGACACCATGATTTCGACGACGCACGTGGACTTGCGACTCCGTGCTGTCGAGCGCGGTATCGATACGCGTGTGATCCACGGCGTCACCGCTCAATCTGCTGCGAGCGGATTGACTGGACTCCAGAACTACCGGTTCGGCAAGGCGGTGACGCTTCCGTTCCCCTACGCACACGGTGCCGACGGCGTTCCCAAGAGCGTCATCGACTCCATCGAAGCGAACCGCGAACGCGGCCTGCACACGCTCGTCTATCTCGATATCAAAGCCGACCGCGACGAGTACATGAGCGGTGACTACGCCGCCGAGATGCTCGCAGACGGGTGGGAGGACGTTCTCGGTATCGTCGTCGCTCGGGCCGGAAGCGAAGACCCGCTTGTCGCCGCAGACCGTCTGTCGGAACTCGCAGAACGCGATTTCGGTGATCCGCTACACATGCTCGTGATTCCCGGCGATGTCCACCACGTCGAGGCTGACGCACTCCGAACGCTCGGTGGTGCACCGGATGAAGTCCTCTCCGAAAATGAGGTGTAA
- the artA gene encoding archaeosortase A: MPGLLSDALAWAAIITFILGSLLVRRNERTARYVTAAAWTLFAAFWLQLVPYYAFEHKSYIEGFLSLAAVPACLYAGYLLYSGRDTLFVLSKAVAAMGVIYLPFETIPAFALFGVSIPAPKGVLMETVATQTHFLVNAFGYHPEFIAGDQGYLNTFLFMDGDHRLTISVVLACTGLGSMAIFGGLIAAVEAPLRRKFRALAIAIPIIYALNLLRTTFITITFGKQYFQFFVDEILLMFGSSDPYMVSFFISDRIISQFLAVLALVGITYLVVREVPELLTIIEDVLYMVTGDEYDLREALDLETPKSRGGSA, translated from the coding sequence ATGCCCGGACTGCTGTCTGACGCTCTCGCGTGGGCGGCGATTATCACGTTCATCCTCGGTTCCCTCCTCGTCCGTCGAAACGAGCGGACGGCGCGATACGTGACCGCCGCTGCATGGACTCTCTTTGCCGCCTTCTGGCTTCAGTTAGTGCCGTACTACGCCTTCGAACACAAGAGCTACATCGAGGGGTTCCTCTCGTTAGCCGCGGTACCCGCCTGTCTCTACGCGGGCTATCTCCTCTACTCGGGGCGCGATACGCTGTTCGTCCTCTCGAAAGCCGTCGCGGCGATGGGAGTCATCTATCTCCCGTTCGAGACGATTCCGGCGTTCGCGCTCTTCGGCGTCAGCATTCCGGCACCGAAGGGTGTCCTCATGGAGACTGTTGCCACGCAGACGCACTTTCTCGTCAACGCATTCGGCTACCACCCCGAGTTCATCGCCGGTGACCAGGGATATCTCAACACGTTCCTATTCATGGACGGCGACCACCGTCTCACAATCTCCGTCGTCCTCGCGTGTACCGGACTCGGAAGTATGGCGATCTTCGGCGGTCTCATCGCAGCCGTGGAAGCTCCGCTCCGACGGAAGTTCCGCGCGCTGGCGATCGCAATTCCGATAATCTACGCGCTTAATCTCCTGCGAACGACGTTCATCACCATTACGTTCGGCAAGCAGTACTTCCAGTTCTTCGTCGATGAGATACTGCTGATGTTCGGATCGAGCGACCCGTATATGGTTTCGTTCTTCATCTCGGACCGCATCATCAGCCAGTTCCTTGCCGTGCTCGCACTTGTCGGCATTACCTACCTCGTCGTCCGCGAGGTGCCTGAACTCCTCACGATCATCGAAGATGTCCTCTACATGGTGACCGGTGACGAGTACGACCTCAGAGAAGCATTAGATCTCGAGACACCGAAGAGCCGCGGTGGAAGCGCTTAA
- a CDS encoding DUF7827 domain-containing protein, which translates to MTRNSEQFRAVFLAALMVLSVFAGTIAFTGTAAADASEIDLGNGNGTQVSAETGSSAEIDATVYDSDGSQGDFIVWVDEDGDGAWDANEPHANKTPGSDASVELTGIDLSGLSTGTYNVSAAENNTNGGLYVGISANKTVQDQLKMVSGTAPSLQSANHYDNDTSSNTDGEVELAFDEDIASVQKLNVSKEDGNTNLTSSVSIDNGRVVATLNDVYTEDLEVTYKVTDTSGNAHSEDQTADVTFAAVTIKETDSENVYKGSTVAVVANNTATDVEITGADDDNDFFRSGSTGTNSQVYVLDTEDREDGDYDIVFAGDESKNASVTVRDLGLGVEIDDLSVTNADDSKIEGTVTANAGDRPVTIELLNSDEDVEKTIGADLTGQAEYEFEFNASDLDTGNYTVLATDNQSGVESESSSIVVSKAGEGKADIGGDSIITEERGDVANVTVTLQNTDTATLAVGSADVGYRANVTVVDDSGDGQVSVLFNTYTATTGVSGDVFEVANSDDTIDSTDFDSQNTVSSLLDSGEYDIQVQSGTDANPDETQGVGTLVLEERATTAVSSWTAPSGTDFADAGEVREEIASNNLTADDSLAFGDVAVHKLEASGLEGAIDAEDDVTSEFFALQTNDVISLSIEQTEAGANRDPYSLILGADNTTVIEDTENDTYYVYFDTNDVNTTARDLEADDGLTANFTVLADEGNLTTDDEQETVEDEYDLVEAEHTLDDPLNVSAMADQKVMGETTVAPGTELNLRVRSTGDTQPSFLKTSTVYVTENNTFSSMFDFSEQEAGDTYEITVRNGPADDQTVEGTVLAGDETETETVTETENGNETATTTEEPTTETATTTEEPTTETATATEETGGEDTETETGTPGFGAVVAVTALLAAALLAVRRD; encoded by the coding sequence ATGACACGGAATTCAGAGCAGTTCCGCGCAGTATTCCTCGCGGCGCTGATGGTTCTGTCGGTCTTCGCCGGCACCATCGCGTTCACGGGTACGGCTGCTGCGGATGCTTCAGAAATTGACCTCGGTAACGGTAATGGAACGCAGGTCTCTGCAGAGACCGGTTCCAGTGCCGAAATTGACGCAACGGTTTACGACAGTGACGGTTCCCAAGGCGACTTTATCGTCTGGGTTGACGAAGACGGTGATGGGGCATGGGATGCCAACGAGCCTCACGCCAACAAGACACCTGGATCTGATGCCTCTGTCGAATTAACGGGCATTGACCTGTCAGGCCTCTCAACTGGCACGTACAACGTGTCCGCTGCAGAGAACAATACTAATGGTGGCCTTTACGTCGGTATCTCGGCGAACAAGACCGTTCAGGACCAGCTTAAGATGGTCTCGGGAACGGCTCCTTCGCTCCAGAGTGCGAACCACTACGACAACGACACGTCCTCGAACACTGACGGTGAGGTCGAACTCGCCTTCGACGAGGACATTGCTTCGGTCCAGAAGCTGAACGTCTCGAAGGAAGACGGCAACACGAACCTCACTTCCTCCGTCAGCATCGACAACGGTCGCGTCGTTGCGACTCTCAACGATGTCTACACCGAGGACCTCGAAGTCACCTACAAGGTGACGGACACCTCGGGTAACGCTCACTCGGAGGACCAGACCGCTGACGTCACGTTCGCCGCTGTCACGATCAAAGAGACCGACAGCGAGAACGTCTACAAGGGTTCGACGGTCGCAGTCGTCGCAAACAACACGGCTACGGACGTCGAGATCACTGGTGCCGACGACGATAACGACTTCTTCCGCTCCGGTTCCACGGGCACGAACAGTCAAGTGTACGTGCTCGACACGGAGGACCGTGAAGACGGAGACTACGACATCGTCTTCGCTGGTGACGAGTCCAAGAACGCATCCGTTACGGTCCGCGACCTCGGCCTCGGTGTCGAGATCGACGATCTGAGCGTCACGAACGCGGACGACTCGAAGATCGAGGGTACGGTCACCGCGAACGCGGGCGACCGTCCTGTCACGATCGAGCTCCTCAACTCCGACGAGGACGTTGAGAAGACCATCGGCGCTGACCTCACGGGTCAGGCTGAGTACGAGTTCGAGTTCAACGCATCGGACCTCGACACGGGCAACTACACGGTCCTGGCGACGGACAACCAGTCCGGCGTCGAATCCGAATCCTCCTCGATCGTTGTCTCTAAAGCCGGCGAAGGCAAGGCAGACATCGGTGGAGACAGCATCATCACTGAGGAGCGCGGCGACGTTGCAAACGTCACCGTCACGCTCCAGAACACGGACACCGCGACGCTGGCCGTCGGTTCCGCCGACGTCGGCTACCGCGCGAACGTGACGGTCGTTGACGACAGTGGCGACGGTCAGGTTTCTGTCCTGTTCAACACCTACACCGCGACGACCGGCGTCAGCGGTGACGTGTTCGAAGTCGCAAACAGCGACGACACGATCGACAGCACGGACTTCGACTCGCAGAACACGGTTAGCTCGCTCCTCGACTCGGGCGAGTACGACATCCAAGTGCAGTCCGGTACGGACGCGAACCCCGACGAGACGCAGGGCGTCGGTACGCTCGTCCTCGAAGAGCGCGCCACGACTGCTGTCTCCAGCTGGACGGCACCGTCCGGCACTGACTTCGCCGACGCTGGCGAAGTCCGCGAAGAGATTGCATCGAACAACCTCACGGCTGACGACAGCCTCGCCTTCGGCGACGTCGCTGTCCACAAGCTCGAAGCGTCCGGTCTCGAAGGCGCTATCGACGCTGAGGACGACGTGACGTCCGAATTCTTCGCACTGCAGACGAACGACGTTATCAGCCTCTCGATTGAGCAGACGGAAGCCGGTGCAAACCGTGACCCGTACTCGCTCATCCTCGGCGCTGACAACACGACTGTCATCGAAGACACGGAGAACGACACGTACTACGTCTACTTCGACACGAACGACGTCAACACGACCGCTCGTGACCTCGAAGCAGACGACGGCCTCACGGCCAACTTCACTGTCCTCGCTGACGAGGGCAACCTGACGACGGACGACGAGCAGGAAACGGTCGAAGACGAGTACGACCTCGTCGAAGCCGAGCACACGCTCGACGACCCCCTGAACGTCTCCGCGATGGCTGACCAGAAGGTCATGGGCGAGACGACGGTCGCCCCCGGTACGGAGCTCAACCTGCGCGTCCGCTCGACGGGCGACACGCAGCCGAGCTTCCTGAAGACGTCGACGGTCTACGTCACCGAGAACAACACGTTCTCGAGTATGTTCGACTTCAGCGAGCAGGAAGCTGGAGACACGTACGAGATCACGGTCCGCAACGGCCCCGCAGACGATCAGACGGTTGAAGGAACCGTCCTTGCGGGTGACGAGACCGAGACCGAGACGGTAACGGAGACCGAGAACGGCAACGAGACGGCTACGACGACGGAAGAGCCGACGACTGAGACGGCTACGACGACGGAAGAGCCGACGACTGAGACGGCCACGGCGACGGAAGAGACTGGCGGCGAAGACACGGAAACCGAGACGGGTACGCCCGGCTTCGGTGCTGTCGTCGCTGTCACGGCACTCCTCGCTGCTGCGCTCCTCGCAGTCCGCCGCGACTAA
- a CDS encoding VOC family protein: protein MSGVLDHVMLRVEDLDESLDWYKTHLDYEEKGRWEADTFTNVYLGPEEMHEEGAMLELTYNHDDRSYEMGDAWGHIAVRVPEDELESSYQQLMDEGVEDYRDPESCGGRYAFVKDPDGHEVEIVKRNHGSKWSLDHTMIRVEDADEALGFWTRKFEYEHTGRWESDTFANYFMKPEGAAEEAMAVELTYNYDGRTYDMGDAWGHLCVRADDLGEYWETLLERDAEEYRDPESCDNRYAFTKDQDGHEIEILEPTDN, encoded by the coding sequence ATGTCCGGAGTACTCGACCACGTGATGCTTCGCGTCGAAGACCTCGACGAGTCGCTAGATTGGTACAAGACACATCTCGACTACGAGGAGAAGGGCCGCTGGGAGGCAGATACGTTCACTAACGTCTATCTCGGCCCTGAGGAGATGCACGAGGAGGGTGCGATGCTGGAACTGACGTACAACCACGACGACCGGTCGTACGAGATGGGCGACGCATGGGGTCACATCGCTGTCCGTGTCCCCGAGGACGAACTGGAGTCGTCGTATCAGCAACTCATGGACGAAGGTGTCGAGGATTACCGTGACCCCGAGTCCTGTGGCGGACGCTACGCCTTCGTGAAAGACCCCGACGGGCACGAGGTCGAAATCGTCAAACGAAACCACGGGTCGAAATGGAGCCTCGACCACACGATGATCCGCGTTGAAGACGCCGACGAGGCCCTCGGCTTCTGGACTCGGAAGTTCGAGTACGAACACACCGGTCGTTGGGAATCCGACACCTTCGCTAACTACTTCATGAAACCCGAAGGTGCCGCAGAAGAGGCGATGGCCGTCGAACTCACGTACAACTACGACGGCCGGACGTACGATATGGGCGACGCATGGGGTCATCTTTGCGTGCGCGCGGACGACCTCGGAGAGTACTGGGAGACGCTGCTGGAACGCGACGCGGAAGAGTACCGCGACCCCGAATCCTGCGATAACCGATACGCGTTCACCAAGGATCAGGACGGTCACGAGATCGAGATTCTCGAACCGACTGACAACTAA
- a CDS encoding MATE family efflux transporter: MSRVPNPIRRCIVSIGLVLAHFGIIDRDRATRTAELAWPRIVTGLARMSKNAVDVALVGSASGVAAITGVGFAGPYWGLAFALGGGVAAGTLALVSQRYGADQSDGIGVAIRSSTLLVVLSTLPVTVIFWLFPVQLISVLTDNPNVIDLGARYLRLVGLGVPFAGLNLVGSRALVGADDAYTAMLLRSGGAVTNIILSATLIFGLDMSVEGAAVGTVLSNVVVTGAFALGLTRGELPGVGEFPIRIDPFGRYVDREIIDDIVSIGLPVFGRSLVWTVAEFPMLAIVNLFGKNVAAAFVITRRIWGLMNTPGWGFGLASSSLVGQALGKDDEDTAEAYGREIVRFSVATYIVSAVLVAIFAEPIVRQFVKNPGPDVVPTAVGLVYAACLAVIMQGVSGASAGPLDASGDTSIPFYSQLLGMFGCSIPITYLGAQTGHIEALYLALLAETTVPAAINYYRFTTGKWKSVSQQYRPGSPADD, from the coding sequence GTGTCCAGAGTTCCAAACCCCATCAGACGCTGTATCGTCTCCATCGGCCTCGTCCTCGCGCACTTCGGTATCATCGACCGCGACAGAGCCACCAGAACGGCCGAACTCGCGTGGCCCCGCATCGTCACCGGCCTTGCCCGCATGTCCAAGAACGCCGTGGACGTGGCGCTGGTCGGGAGTGCGTCTGGTGTCGCCGCCATCACTGGTGTCGGGTTCGCTGGTCCGTACTGGGGCCTTGCCTTCGCTCTCGGCGGGGGTGTTGCCGCCGGAACGCTCGCACTTGTTTCCCAGCGCTACGGCGCGGATCAATCGGACGGAATCGGTGTCGCAATCCGGTCGAGTACGCTCCTCGTCGTCCTCTCGACGCTCCCCGTCACTGTCATCTTCTGGCTGTTTCCCGTACAACTCATCTCGGTGCTGACGGACAATCCCAATGTAATCGACCTCGGCGCACGCTACCTCCGCCTCGTCGGTCTCGGTGTCCCGTTCGCCGGACTCAATCTCGTCGGGAGTCGCGCGCTCGTCGGCGCGGACGACGCCTACACCGCGATGCTCCTTCGCTCGGGTGGTGCCGTCACTAATATCATCCTTAGCGCGACGCTCATCTTCGGTCTCGACATGAGTGTCGAGGGTGCGGCGGTCGGAACTGTCCTCTCGAACGTCGTCGTCACGGGCGCGTTCGCGCTCGGACTCACCAGAGGGGAACTCCCGGGCGTTGGAGAGTTTCCGATACGTATTGACCCGTTCGGTCGCTACGTGGACCGGGAGATTATCGACGACATCGTCTCTATCGGCCTGCCTGTCTTCGGTCGCTCGCTCGTCTGGACGGTCGCAGAGTTCCCGATGCTCGCCATCGTCAATCTCTTCGGCAAGAATGTCGCCGCAGCGTTCGTCATCACGCGTCGCATCTGGGGCCTGATGAACACGCCGGGATGGGGCTTCGGATTGGCGTCGTCCAGTCTCGTCGGCCAAGCGCTGGGCAAAGACGACGAAGACACCGCAGAAGCGTACGGGCGCGAAATCGTCCGGTTCTCCGTCGCCACCTACATCGTCTCAGCGGTACTGGTCGCGATCTTCGCTGAACCAATCGTTCGTCAGTTCGTGAAGAATCCGGGGCCGGATGTTGTTCCGACCGCCGTCGGGCTTGTGTACGCCGCCTGCCTCGCGGTCATAATGCAGGGCGTCTCGGGCGCGTCGGCTGGTCCGCTGGACGCCAGCGGCGATACCAGTATCCCGTTCTACAGCCAACTACTCGGGATGTTCGGCTGTTCGATTCCGATCACCTATCTTGGCGCACAGACGGGACACATCGAGGCACTCTATCTCGCGTTACTCGCCGAAACGACCGTCCCGGCCGCCATCAACTACTACCGGTTCACCACCGGCAAATGGAAGTCTGTGAGTCAGCAGTACCGGCCCGGAAGCCCTGCAGACGACTGA
- a CDS encoding TIGR04206 family protein, whose amino-acid sequence MSFFSYRHRPPGVPRTPDWTIPALLALLLVPWSVQVFSGRDATFVFAWGLLNTNPLQVTNLYDFLFVYTMGLPEYIYSWPLSVVLYVFAVGFAVIAPTVGYEDRRVVAGLLATAGVAQLSFAQGFSFQPGRTAWPVGTVLMLGIAAYIYGIGRNTERDRSSEN is encoded by the coding sequence GTGTCCTTCTTCTCGTATCGGCACCGACCTCCCGGCGTGCCTCGAACGCCCGATTGGACCATCCCCGCACTGCTCGCATTACTCCTCGTTCCGTGGTCAGTACAGGTGTTTTCGGGTCGGGACGCGACGTTTGTGTTCGCGTGGGGGCTGCTCAATACGAATCCGCTGCAGGTGACGAACCTCTACGACTTCCTGTTCGTTTACACGATGGGGTTGCCCGAGTACATCTATTCGTGGCCGCTCTCGGTGGTGTTGTACGTCTTCGCCGTGGGATTCGCGGTTATCGCACCGACGGTTGGGTACGAGGATCGGCGAGTCGTTGCCGGGCTGCTCGCCACCGCAGGCGTCGCACAACTCTCCTTTGCACAGGGATTCTCGTTCCAACCCGGCCGGACGGCGTGGCCCGTCGGAACGGTTCTCATGCTCGGCATCGCCGCCTACATCTACGGCATCGGTCGCAACACTGAGAGAGACAGGTCGTCGGAAAACTGA
- a CDS encoding IS200/IS605 family transposon protein TnpB: MSAVVRRTNTFAVRPLSDADERLLLDLLDASASLWNELNYERRQQFFDGDSVWDTADYRKQYVDVLGSATAQQVIRKNKSAWQSFFAARENGEDTAPPGYWGNEDDGRELRTYIRNDQYTLETGDRSRLEIPVGQQLKDEYGLGYHDRLRLEVAGDPKWDGEQGRLEIQYDEIDDTFRAFQPVTVPDSRQDSRKIEDFPEVENASRFRNSPLASEEAALDVGANNLVACTTTTGQQYLYEGRDLFARFRETTDEIARLQSKLREGRYSSRRIRRLYRKRTRRRDHAQDALVRDLLERLYAEGVATVYVGDLTDVLSTHWCAEVNAKTHQFWAFQAFIDRLSDTAEEYGITVEVRSEADTTRTCPVCGEQDDTDRDGDVFRCPCGHEAHADLCASRTFLERQAGKIKVGSMARPVRLKWDDHNWSEIPHSPERESPNEKRTNQSTSDGKIASVDAA; the protein is encoded by the coding sequence ATGTCTGCCGTCGTGAGGCGAACCAACACGTTCGCGGTACGACCGCTCTCAGACGCCGACGAGCGGCTACTGCTGGACCTGTTGGACGCCTCTGCCAGCCTGTGGAACGAGTTGAACTACGAGCGCCGCCAGCAGTTCTTCGACGGCGACAGCGTGTGGGACACCGCCGACTACCGCAAACAGTACGTCGATGTGCTTGGTTCTGCCACCGCACAGCAGGTTATTCGGAAGAACAAATCAGCGTGGCAGTCGTTTTTCGCCGCCCGCGAGAATGGCGAGGACACCGCCCCGCCGGGCTACTGGGGCAACGAGGACGACGGCAGAGAACTCCGCACGTACATCCGCAACGACCAATACACGCTGGAAACTGGCGACCGAAGTCGCCTCGAAATCCCGGTCGGCCAGCAGTTGAAAGATGAATACGGCCTCGGCTATCACGACCGCCTGCGCCTCGAAGTTGCTGGCGACCCGAAGTGGGACGGCGAACAGGGCCGTCTGGAGATACAGTACGACGAGATAGACGACACGTTCAGGGCCTTTCAGCCTGTCACCGTGCCTGATTCTCGACAGGATTCACGGAAAATCGAAGATTTTCCTGAAGTCGAAAACGCTTCGCGTTTTCGGAATTCACCACTGGCTTCGGAAGAAGCCGCTTTGGACGTGGGCGCGAACAATCTCGTCGCCTGTACCACCACGACCGGCCAGCAGTACCTCTACGAAGGACGGGACCTGTTTGCCCGCTTCCGCGAGACGACCGATGAAATCGCCCGTCTCCAGTCCAAACTCCGCGAAGGACGGTACAGCAGTCGGCGGATACGGCGGCTGTATCGCAAACGGACGCGACGGCGCGACCACGCGCAGGATGCACTGGTGCGCGACCTGCTGGAACGGCTTTACGCCGAGGGGGTCGCCACGGTGTACGTAGGCGACCTCACGGACGTTCTCTCGACGCATTGGTGCGCCGAGGTGAACGCCAAGACCCACCAGTTCTGGGCGTTTCAGGCGTTTATCGACCGCCTCTCGGACACCGCCGAGGAATACGGCATCACAGTCGAAGTGCGGTCTGAAGCCGACACAACCCGAACGTGCCCGGTGTGTGGCGAACAGGACGACACCGACCGGGACGGCGACGTGTTCCGGTGTCCGTGCGGTCACGAAGCCCACGCCGACCTCTGTGCGTCTCGCACGTTCCTCGAACGACAGGCTGGCAAAATCAAAGTCGGGTCGATGGCTCGGCCCGTGCGTCTCAAGTGGGACGACCACAACTGGTCGGAGATACCACACTCTCCCGAGAGGGAAAGTCCCAACGAGAAGCGCACAAACCAGAGTACCAGTGACGGGAAAATTGCCTCCGTGGATGCGGCGTAG
- a CDS encoding OBG GTPase family GTP-binding protein, with protein MGLEEEIEDLREEIANTPYNKSTESHIGRLKAKLAEKKEKLENQSSSGGGHGYAVEKTGDVTVALVGFPSVGKSTLINALTNADSEVGAYEFTTLNVNPGMLHYNGANIQILDVPGLIEGAAGGRGGGKEVLSVVRTADLVVFMLSVFELERYERLQEELYQNKIRLDTTPPNLSISKRHKGGIQVTMTDDVSLDEETIKDVLREYGYVNADVTIRGDLTIDELIDGIMDNRVYLPSMVTVNKADLIDQDYLPTVNEQLREMDIDPDEAVFISAEKEKGLEGLKETMWERLGLIRVFMDKPGRGVDYEEPLVLQEGENTLDDALDKLGGTLDERFRFARVTGPSAKHDEQQIGRDHELQDEDILRIVARK; from the coding sequence ATGGGACTGGAGGAGGAAATCGAAGACCTCCGCGAGGAGATTGCAAATACGCCGTACAACAAGTCGACCGAATCGCACATCGGTCGTCTGAAGGCGAAGCTCGCGGAGAAAAAAGAAAAACTGGAGAATCAGTCCTCCAGCGGTGGTGGTCACGGATACGCCGTCGAGAAGACAGGTGACGTGACCGTCGCTCTCGTTGGCTTCCCGAGCGTCGGCAAATCGACGCTCATTAACGCCCTCACGAACGCGGACAGCGAAGTCGGCGCGTACGAGTTCACGACGCTAAACGTGAATCCTGGGATGCTCCACTACAACGGTGCGAACATCCAGATTCTCGACGTTCCGGGTCTGATCGAGGGTGCCGCTGGTGGTCGCGGCGGCGGGAAAGAGGTGTTGTCGGTCGTTCGGACTGCTGATCTCGTCGTCTTCATGCTCTCGGTGTTCGAACTCGAACGCTACGAACGACTGCAAGAGGAACTCTATCAGAACAAAATTCGGCTCGACACCACGCCACCGAATCTCTCTATCTCGAAGAGACACAAAGGCGGCATCCAAGTGACGATGACCGATGACGTGTCACTGGATGAAGAGACAATCAAAGACGTACTCCGCGAGTACGGGTACGTCAACGCCGACGTTACTATCCGCGGTGACCTGACGATCGACGAACTCATCGACGGCATCATGGACAACCGGGTGTATCTCCCGTCGATGGTCACGGTGAACAAGGCCGACCTGATCGATCAGGACTATCTCCCGACTGTCAACGAGCAACTCCGCGAGATGGATATCGATCCCGATGAGGCCGTGTTCATCAGCGCGGAGAAAGAGAAGGGATTAGAGGGACTGAAAGAGACGATGTGGGAGCGATTGGGGCTCATCCGCGTCTTCATGGACAAACCCGGCCGCGGCGTCGATTACGAGGAACCGCTTGTTCTTCAGGAGGGAGAAAACACCCTCGACGACGCACTCGACAAACTCGGCGGGACATTAGACGAGCGGTTCCGGTTCGCTCGTGTCACCGGCCCCAGCGCAAAACACGACGAACAACAGATCGGTCGTGACCACGAACTCCAAGATGAGGACATCCTCCGAATCGTCGCGCGGAAGTAA
- a CDS encoding VNG_1110C family protein, giving the protein MPDPSNLRDSTQIVVPCASLDDVREQLEQRFTITVFPINGTCKIIGSPVEIKAVNQFLTRHGVTIP; this is encoded by the coding sequence ATGCCCGACCCGTCCAACCTCCGGGACAGCACGCAAATCGTCGTTCCGTGCGCCTCTCTCGACGATGTGCGTGAGCAGCTAGAGCAGCGATTCACAATAACGGTCTTTCCGATAAACGGGACGTGCAAGATCATCGGGAGTCCGGTCGAAATCAAGGCCGTCAACCAGTTTCTCACTCGGCACGGCGTAACGATTCCCTGA